One segment of Xanthomonas oryzae pv. oryzae DNA contains the following:
- a CDS encoding HAD family hydrolase — protein MSAATLFFDLDGTLVDSEPGIVASIVYAFDELGQPRPSAQTLRAWIGPPLRDSFAECFANDPGRGQRALGLYRARYDAVGWTELSVFDGIGEVVASLQRAGHRLAVVTSKNERYARRIVEHLPFGACFEEVIGASEDGERRFKPDLIAEALRRLQIEKTGCVMIGDRRMDIDGANHHGIHSIGVLWGFGDEAELRAAGAGALARTPADLVALLQ, from the coding sequence GTGAGTGCAGCCACGCTGTTTTTCGATCTGGACGGCACGCTGGTCGATTCGGAGCCCGGCATCGTCGCCAGCATCGTGTATGCCTTCGACGAACTCGGGCAGCCGCGTCCATCTGCGCAGACCTTGCGCGCGTGGATCGGCCCGCCGTTGCGCGACAGCTTCGCCGAGTGTTTTGCAAACGATCCAGGGCGGGGGCAGCGTGCGCTCGGGCTCTACCGCGCGCGCTACGACGCGGTGGGCTGGACCGAGCTCAGCGTGTTCGACGGCATTGGCGAGGTGGTCGCCAGCCTGCAGCGCGCCGGTCATCGTCTGGCGGTGGTGACCTCGAAGAATGAGCGCTATGCGCGGCGCATCGTCGAGCATCTGCCATTTGGCGCTTGCTTCGAGGAGGTGATCGGTGCCAGCGAAGACGGCGAACGTCGCTTCAAGCCGGACCTCATTGCCGAAGCGCTGCGCCGTTTGCAGATCGAGAAAACTGGCTGCGTGATGATCGGCGACCGGCGCATGGATATCGATGGCGCCAATCACCACGGCATCCATAGCATCGGCGTGTTATGGGGCTTCGGCGACGAGGCTGAGTTGCGTGCCGCCGGTGCCGGTGCACTGGCACGCACCCCGGCTGACCTGGTGGCGTTGCTTCAGTGA
- the pyk gene encoding pyruvate kinase, with protein MKERQRRTKILATLGPSTDAPGVLDTLFKAGVNVVRLNFSHGDPSGQAKRAAEVRAAAARVGAEVGILADLPGPKIRIERFAEGKIKLTMGDRFDLVADANAPAGDQHQVGVSYLGLPQDVTAGDVLLLDDGLMQLQVTDVQGARIVTTVLNDGVLSDRKGLNKQGGGLSLGALTERDKELIGIVAKIGVDFIAVSFCRNAQDMQDARQIAKQHGCDAQLVSKIERTEAIENLVEIVEASDVVMVARGDLGVEIGDAELPGLQKKIIRESLAQNKVVITATQMLQSMVESPIPTRAEVLDVANAVIDGTDAVMLSAETAAGAYPVRAVEAMARICLGAEHQFEFDTDFEAAQRNLQRADQAIAMATMFLSEHIGLGGVVALTESGGTPRFLSRFRSNMPIYAFTRHDGARRQMAMMRGVFPINFDSRGLTPREAARAAIRLLVENERMGPGDRVVFTSGEHMETHGATNTLRLLEVGDDGRATGLGEL; from the coding sequence ATGAAAGAACGTCAACGCCGTACCAAAATTCTCGCCACCCTCGGACCGTCAACGGATGCGCCCGGTGTGCTGGATACGTTGTTCAAGGCGGGCGTCAACGTGGTGCGCCTCAACTTCAGCCACGGCGACCCGTCCGGGCAGGCCAAGCGTGCTGCCGAAGTGCGTGCCGCTGCGGCCCGCGTCGGCGCCGAAGTCGGCATCCTTGCCGACTTGCCGGGTCCGAAGATCCGCATCGAGCGTTTTGCCGAAGGCAAGATCAAGCTGACCATGGGCGATCGCTTCGACCTGGTGGCCGATGCCAATGCGCCGGCCGGCGACCAGCACCAGGTCGGCGTCAGCTACCTGGGCCTGCCGCAGGACGTGACTGCTGGCGACGTGCTGCTGCTCGACGATGGCCTGATGCAACTGCAGGTCACCGACGTGCAGGGCGCGCGCATCGTTACCACCGTGCTCAACGATGGCGTGTTGTCCGACCGCAAGGGCCTCAACAAGCAGGGCGGCGGCTTGTCGCTCGGCGCGTTGACCGAGCGCGACAAAGAGCTGATCGGTATCGTCGCCAAGATCGGCGTGGATTTCATCGCCGTGTCGTTCTGTCGCAATGCGCAGGACATGCAAGACGCCCGTCAGATCGCCAAGCAGCACGGCTGCGACGCGCAGCTGGTGTCGAAGATCGAGCGCACCGAAGCGATCGAAAACCTGGTCGAGATCGTCGAAGCCTCCGATGTGGTGATGGTGGCGCGTGGCGACCTGGGCGTTGAAATCGGCGATGCCGAATTGCCCGGGCTGCAGAAGAAGATCATTCGCGAATCGTTGGCGCAGAACAAAGTGGTGATCACCGCCACGCAGATGCTGCAGTCGATGGTCGAGAGCCCGATCCCGACCCGCGCCGAAGTGCTGGACGTGGCCAATGCGGTCATCGACGGCACCGATGCGGTGATGCTCTCGGCCGAAACCGCTGCCGGTGCCTATCCGGTGCGTGCGGTGGAAGCGATGGCGCGTATCTGCCTGGGTGCCGAGCACCAGTTCGAATTCGATACCGACTTCGAAGCGGCGCAGCGTAATCTGCAGCGCGCCGACCAGGCCATCGCGATGGCGACCATGTTCCTGTCCGAGCACATCGGTCTGGGCGGCGTGGTGGCGTTGACCGAATCCGGCGGTACCCCGCGCTTTCTGTCGCGCTTCCGCTCCAACATGCCGATCTATGCGTTCACCCGTCACGATGGCGCGCGTCGCCAGATGGCGATGATGCGTGGCGTGTTCCCGATCAACTTCGACAGCCGCGGCCTGACCCCGCGCGAAGCCGCACGTGCGGCGATCCGTCTGTTGGTGGAGAACGAGCGCATGGGCCCGGGCGACCGCGTGGTGTTTACCAGCGGCGAGCACATGGAAACGCACGGCGCCACCAACACGCTGCGTTTGCTGGAAGTGGGCGACGACGGCCGCGCTACCGGTCTGGGCGAGCTGTAA
- a CDS encoding class I fructose-bisphosphate aldolase has translation MSIEQLAETAQAMVAPGKGIIAIDESTSTIAKRFASVGIENIEENRRAYRELLLTTPKLSDYISGAILFDETIRQKTKDGVPFAEYMTAHGIIPGIKVDKGAQPLAGMPGELVTEGLDGLRARLEEYYTLGARFAKWRAVITIGEDIPSGTCIEANSHALARYAALCQEQGLVPMVEPEVIMDGSHDIETCYEVTEATLRSLFGALYEQNVVLEGTILKASMVISGKICEEQASIEEVAESTVMCLKSTVPAILPGIVFLSGGQTDEQSTAHLNEMHQLGTLPWPLSFSYGRAMQQAALKLWAKDMTGNFAKAQQVIYERAKENGLAALGKWKG, from the coding sequence ATGAGCATCGAACAGCTTGCCGAAACCGCCCAGGCCATGGTCGCCCCGGGTAAGGGCATCATCGCCATCGACGAATCGACCAGCACGATCGCCAAGCGTTTTGCCAGCGTCGGCATCGAGAACATCGAAGAAAACCGTCGCGCCTACCGCGAACTGTTGCTGACCACGCCCAAGCTGAGCGACTACATCTCCGGCGCCATCTTGTTCGACGAGACCATCCGCCAGAAGACCAAGGATGGCGTGCCGTTCGCCGAGTACATGACCGCCCACGGCATCATTCCGGGCATCAAGGTCGACAAGGGCGCGCAGCCGCTGGCCGGCATGCCGGGCGAGCTGGTCACCGAAGGCCTGGACGGCCTGCGTGCACGTCTGGAGGAGTACTACACGCTGGGCGCGCGCTTCGCCAAGTGGCGTGCGGTGATCACCATCGGCGAAGACATCCCGTCCGGCACCTGCATCGAGGCCAACTCGCATGCGCTGGCGCGTTATGCCGCGCTGTGCCAGGAGCAGGGCCTGGTGCCGATGGTCGAGCCGGAAGTGATCATGGACGGCAGCCACGACATCGAAACCTGCTACGAAGTCACCGAAGCGACGCTGCGCTCGCTGTTCGGCGCACTGTATGAGCAGAACGTCGTGCTCGAAGGCACCATCCTGAAGGCATCGATGGTCATCTCCGGCAAGATCTGCGAAGAGCAGGCCAGCATCGAAGAGGTGGCCGAGTCCACGGTAATGTGCCTGAAGTCGACCGTGCCGGCGATCCTGCCGGGTATCGTGTTCCTGTCCGGCGGCCAGACCGACGAGCAGTCCACTGCGCATCTCAATGAAATGCACCAGCTCGGCACTCTGCCGTGGCCGCTGAGCTTCTCCTACGGCCGTGCCATGCAGCAGGCCGCACTGAAGCTGTGGGCCAAGGACATGACCGGCAACTTCGCCAAGGCGCAGCAGGTCATTTACGAGCGCGCCAAGGAAAATGGCCTGGCCGCGCTGGGTAAGTGGAAGGGTTGA
- a CDS encoding O-acetyl-ADP-ribose deacetylase gives MRIEVWQGDITELDVDVIVNAANESLLGGGGVDGAIHRAAGPRLLDACEALPHMRPGVRCPTGEIRITDGFNLKARHVFHTVGPVWRDGKHNEPEQLANCYWQSLKLAEQMLLHSIAFPAISCGIYGYPLHQAARIAVTETRDWQRSHKVPKHIVLVAYNEATYKAYQQALATQETAAA, from the coding sequence ATGAGAATCGAAGTCTGGCAAGGCGACATCACCGAACTCGACGTCGACGTCATCGTCAACGCCGCTAACGAATCACTCCTGGGCGGCGGCGGCGTCGATGGCGCCATCCACCGTGCCGCTGGCCCACGTCTGCTCGACGCCTGCGAGGCATTGCCGCACATGCGTCCGGGCGTGCGTTGCCCCACCGGCGAAATCCGCATCACCGACGGTTTCAATCTGAAGGCACGCCATGTGTTCCATACCGTCGGCCCGGTGTGGCGCGACGGCAAGCACAACGAACCGGAACAGCTGGCCAACTGTTATTGGCAGTCGCTGAAGCTGGCCGAGCAGATGTTGCTGCACTCGATTGCGTTCCCGGCGATCAGCTGCGGCATTTACGGCTATCCGCTGCATCAGGCAGCCCGTATTGCCGTGACCGAAACACGCGATTGGCAGCGCTCGCACAAAGTGCCCAAGCACATCGTGTTGGTGGCTTACAACGAGGCAACCTACAAGGCCTATCAGCAGGCGTTGGCGACGCAGGAAACTGCCGCGGCCTGA
- a CDS encoding methyltransferase family protein: MSNRPYGHSDTRASRAPWLVKMTSPVHFALALGLGAWLQDALELPLPAPMPLAWIELAGGGIACLGLALAVSCFVLFAHRRTTIMPSGHPSRLVLDGPYRFTRNPMYLALVLSYVGLCLQLGLLWAVALVPLPWLALQLYVIPFEEARLRAEFGLHYSDYCARVRRWL, translated from the coding sequence GTGAGCAACCGGCCGTATGGACACAGCGACACCCGTGCCTCGCGGGCGCCGTGGCTGGTGAAGATGACCTCCCCGGTCCATTTTGCGCTGGCCTTGGGTCTGGGCGCGTGGTTGCAGGATGCGCTGGAGCTGCCTCTGCCCGCTCCCATGCCGCTTGCATGGATCGAACTGGCTGGCGGCGGCATCGCCTGTCTCGGCCTGGCGCTGGCGGTGAGCTGCTTCGTTCTGTTTGCGCATCGGCGTACCACCATCATGCCGAGTGGCCATCCCTCGCGTCTGGTGCTGGATGGTCCGTATCGCTTCACCCGCAACCCGATGTACCTGGCGCTGGTGCTCAGCTACGTTGGCCTCTGCCTGCAGCTTGGGCTGCTGTGGGCCGTCGCGCTGGTGCCGCTGCCATGGCTCGCACTGCAGCTCTATGTCATTCCGTTTGAAGAGGCGCGTCTGCGGGCCGAATTCGGCCTTCATTACAGCGACTATTGCGCGCGCGTGCGCCGCTGGTTGTAA
- the cysK gene encoding cysteine synthase A, translated as MALYDNILDTIGHTPVVKLQRLAPDNVRLYVKVESFNPGGSVKDRLALAIILDAEQRGLLKPGDTIVEATSGNTGVALAMVAAARGYKFVATMVETFSIERRKLMRAYGAKVILTPAAERGSGMVRKAKELAEQHGWFLASQFANPANTAYHRNTTAAEILRDFAGHRLDHFVTGWGTGGTLTGVGEILRVARPEVRITASEPAGAALLQGQDWKPHKIQGWTPDFVPEVLNRDVAHEVLSVEDTDAITVARRLAAEEGIFTGISGGATVATALRVAEGAAPGAVILAMLPDTGERYFSTPLFADVNEGSDDDWLAGLP; from the coding sequence ATGGCCCTGTACGACAACATTCTCGACACCATCGGCCATACCCCGGTGGTCAAACTCCAACGCCTCGCCCCGGACAACGTGCGCTTGTACGTCAAGGTGGAATCGTTCAATCCCGGCGGCTCTGTCAAGGACCGGCTGGCGCTGGCAATCATCCTCGACGCCGAACAGCGCGGCCTGCTCAAACCCGGCGACACCATTGTCGAAGCCACCTCCGGCAACACCGGCGTGGCCTTGGCCATGGTGGCCGCAGCGCGCGGCTACAAGTTCGTCGCCACCATGGTGGAAACCTTCTCCATCGAGCGCCGCAAGCTGATGCGTGCCTATGGCGCCAAGGTCATCCTGACCCCGGCTGCCGAGCGCGGCAGCGGCATGGTGCGCAAGGCCAAGGAACTGGCCGAACAGCACGGCTGGTTTCTGGCCAGCCAGTTCGCCAATCCGGCCAACACGGCTTACCACCGCAACACCACCGCCGCCGAGATCCTGCGCGATTTCGCCGGCCACCGGCTGGACCACTTCGTCACCGGCTGGGGGACCGGCGGCACGCTGACCGGCGTGGGCGAAATACTGCGCGTTGCGCGCCCGGAAGTGCGCATCACCGCCTCAGAGCCGGCGGGCGCCGCCTTGCTGCAGGGCCAGGACTGGAAGCCGCACAAGATTCAGGGCTGGACCCCCGACTTCGTGCCCGAGGTGCTCAACCGCGATGTCGCCCATGAAGTACTGAGCGTGGAAGACACCGACGCCATCACCGTCGCGCGGCGCCTGGCTGCCGAAGAAGGCATCTTCACCGGCATTTCCGGCGGTGCCACCGTCGCCACCGCGCTGCGGGTGGCAGAAGGCGCGGCGCCCGGCGCTGTGATCCTGGCGATGCTGCCCGACACCGGCGAACGCTACTTCTCCACGCCCCTGTTTGCCGACGTCAACGAAGGCTCCGACGACGATTGGCTGGCCGGGCTGCCCTGA
- the cobA gene encoding uroporphyrinogen-III C-methyltransferase, producing the protein MASAFPLLTDLRGRAVLVVGGGADAERATAQLLQAGALPLVGAPELTAQLRRWAQSRQLRWLEGRFDTAWLALPDQPVWLAIAASESATLNDAIRHAANARRLLTHDAAPAASATAPVRPPAPRSAIGTLAPGSVSLVGAGPGDPGLLTRHALRALRQAEVVLHDRLVSPQILRLARPGARLIAVGKSAQGHSTRQEQIHALMLEHARAGHRVVRLKGGDSFVFGRGGEELEFLRAHGIGFQVIPGITAAVACAAYAGIPLTHRDHAQSLRLITAHCKDSLDTLDWHALGQERQTLAFYMGVAGLDAIQQRLLQAGRAASTPFALVENGSRPQQRVITGTLASLATIARQHAVAAPALLILGEVAALAQTLHWFGNAPLSAPLLPHSPLATPDTPTLAHAA; encoded by the coding sequence GTGGCCTCTGCGTTCCCATTGCTTACCGACCTGCGTGGCCGTGCCGTCCTGGTGGTCGGCGGCGGTGCCGATGCCGAACGCGCCACCGCCCAGTTGCTGCAGGCCGGTGCGCTGCCGCTGGTCGGCGCGCCCGAGCTCACCGCGCAGTTGCGGCGCTGGGCGCAGTCCAGGCAACTGCGCTGGCTGGAAGGGCGCTTCGACACGGCATGGCTGGCGCTGCCCGATCAACCGGTGTGGCTCGCCATCGCCGCCAGCGAATCGGCAACGCTCAACGACGCCATCCGCCATGCAGCAAACGCCCGCCGGCTGCTCACCCACGATGCGGCGCCTGCCGCGTCCGCAACGGCTCCTGTGCGCCCCCCCGCGCCGCGCAGCGCAATCGGCACGCTGGCACCTGGCAGCGTCAGCCTGGTCGGCGCCGGCCCCGGCGATCCCGGCCTGCTCACCCGGCACGCGCTGCGTGCGCTGCGTCAGGCCGAGGTGGTGCTGCACGACCGCCTGGTCAGCCCGCAGATCCTGCGCCTGGCACGGCCTGGCGCGCGTCTCATCGCAGTGGGCAAATCGGCGCAAGGCCACAGCACCCGGCAGGAACAGATCCACGCGCTGATGCTGGAACATGCCCGCGCCGGCCACCGCGTGGTGCGATTGAAGGGCGGCGATTCGTTCGTGTTCGGTCGTGGCGGCGAAGAGCTGGAATTCCTGCGCGCGCACGGCATCGGCTTCCAGGTGATTCCCGGCATCACCGCCGCCGTCGCCTGCGCCGCCTATGCCGGCATCCCGCTCACCCATCGCGACCACGCGCAATCGCTGCGACTGATCACTGCCCACTGCAAGGATTCACTGGACACGCTGGACTGGCACGCGCTCGGCCAGGAACGCCAGACGCTGGCCTTCTACATGGGCGTGGCCGGTCTGGATGCCATCCAGCAGCGGCTGCTGCAGGCCGGGCGCGCCGCGTCCACCCCGTTCGCGCTGGTGGAAAACGGCTCACGCCCGCAGCAACGCGTGATCACCGGCACGCTCGCCAGCCTGGCCACTATCGCCCGGCAGCACGCCGTCGCCGCACCGGCATTGCTGATCCTGGGCGAAGTGGCGGCGCTGGCGCAGACGCTGCATTGGTTCGGCAACGCGCCGCTGAGCGCCCCACTACTGCCGCACTCACCTCTCGCAACGCCCGACACGCCCACACTCGCCCACGCAGCCTGA
- a CDS encoding LysR family transcriptional regulator yields MTLTQLRYLVAIADAELNITLAAGRVHATQPGLSKQLKQLEDELGFLLFVRKGRSLDGATPAGVEVIERARAVLSEVNNIRTYAANQRRESQGQLTLTTTHTQARFVLPPAVAQIKNAYPQVSVHLQQAAESAALDLLGQGDADIAVVSTAGGEPSAGIAVPLYRWRRLVVVPRGHALDHPRTAPEMHALSEHPLISYDSSTRPGSSLQRAFAQMGLEPSIALTALDADLIKTYVRAGLGVGLVAEMAVNAFDKDLRAWPAPAPIAECIAWAVLPRDRVLRDYALDLVHVLAPQIDKRDLRRVLDGNQAPNWPLPPTWESLTQTITS; encoded by the coding sequence ATGACGCTGACCCAACTTCGCTATCTGGTGGCCATCGCCGATGCCGAGCTGAACATCACGCTGGCCGCTGGACGCGTGCACGCGACCCAGCCCGGCCTGTCCAAGCAGCTCAAGCAGCTGGAGGACGAGCTGGGCTTTCTGTTGTTCGTGCGCAAGGGGCGCAGCCTGGATGGGGCAACGCCAGCCGGTGTGGAAGTGATCGAGCGTGCGCGTGCGGTGCTGTCGGAGGTCAACAATATCCGCACCTATGCGGCCAACCAGCGCCGCGAAAGCCAGGGCCAGCTGACCCTGACCACCACCCACACCCAGGCGCGCTTCGTGCTGCCGCCGGCAGTGGCGCAGATCAAGAACGCCTACCCGCAGGTCAGCGTGCATTTGCAACAGGCTGCCGAAAGTGCGGCGCTGGATCTGCTCGGCCAGGGCGATGCGGATATTGCCGTGGTCAGCACTGCCGGCGGCGAGCCGAGTGCCGGGATTGCAGTGCCGCTGTACCGCTGGCGGCGGCTGGTGGTGGTGCCGCGCGGGCATGCGTTGGATCACCCGCGCACGGCGCCGGAAATGCACGCGTTGTCCGAGCATCCGCTGATCAGCTACGACTCTTCCACGCGTCCGGGCTCATCGCTGCAGCGCGCGTTTGCGCAGATGGGTCTGGAGCCGAGCATCGCGTTGACCGCGCTGGACGCGGATCTCATCAAAACGTACGTACGTGCCGGGCTCGGCGTGGGCCTGGTGGCGGAGATGGCGGTCAATGCCTTCGACAAAGATCTACGCGCCTGGCCGGCGCCCGCACCGATTGCAGAGTGCATCGCCTGGGCGGTGCTGCCACGCGACCGCGTGCTGCGCGACTACGCATTGGACCTGGTGCATGTGCTCGCGCCGCAAATCGACAAGCGCGACCTGCGCCGCGTACTGGACGGCAATCAGGCGCCGAACTGGCCATTGCCGCCGACCTGGGAATCGCTGACCCAGACCATCACCAGCTGA
- a CDS encoding sensor histidine kinase — translation MSTVLSNLAAEPLPCAPKPPSEALRLQALQSYGILDTPREAAFEDITRLASIICQTPIALISLVDADRQWFKSELGMGERETPLFKSICAHALLDNDVLVVPDTREDIRFSRNPLVTGEAPLYFYAGALLKTPDGLPLGTVCVLDRKPRQITDEQVEALRALARQTMAHLELRRALAAAEESDRYRSRLMAIAGHDLKTPLRTAAYAIDKMRRHANVDSIPPLVTARDAISLVGRSMDELAALAASSKAAMPDLQSLQLEDVLHSVLGVWRQPAIDKCLALRHVPTSLRVRSHSTLLTTLIGNLVGNAIKYTERGRVLVGTRRRPGFAVVEIIDSGIGLNLEQPEQIFQAFRQADPRSDGLGIGLWIVHRTAETLGCEVGVRPRPQGGTCFSVRIPLA, via the coding sequence ATGAGTACCGTCCTGTCCAATCTCGCGGCCGAGCCGCTTCCTTGCGCACCCAAGCCCCCTAGCGAAGCGCTCCGTCTCCAGGCGCTGCAAAGCTACGGCATTCTCGACACACCGCGCGAAGCGGCGTTTGAAGACATCACTCGGCTCGCCTCGATCATCTGCCAGACGCCGATCGCGCTGATCAGCCTGGTCGATGCCGACCGCCAGTGGTTCAAGAGCGAACTCGGGATGGGCGAGCGCGAGACCCCGTTGTTCAAGTCGATCTGCGCGCATGCGCTGCTCGACAACGATGTGCTGGTGGTGCCCGACACGCGCGAAGACATCCGCTTCTCACGCAATCCGCTGGTCACCGGCGAAGCGCCGCTGTACTTCTACGCGGGCGCCTTGCTGAAGACGCCTGACGGCCTGCCGCTGGGCACGGTCTGCGTCCTGGACCGGAAGCCGCGTCAGATCACCGATGAGCAGGTGGAGGCCCTGCGCGCACTGGCACGCCAGACCATGGCGCATCTGGAATTGCGCCGAGCATTGGCGGCCGCCGAAGAATCCGATCGGTATCGCAGCCGCCTGATGGCCATCGCCGGGCATGATCTGAAGACTCCGCTGCGCACTGCCGCCTACGCCATCGACAAGATGCGCCGGCATGCCAACGTCGATTCCATCCCGCCCCTGGTGACTGCGCGCGATGCGATCAGCCTGGTCGGCCGCAGCATGGACGAGCTGGCCGCTCTGGCGGCCTCGAGCAAGGCGGCCATGCCGGACCTGCAATCGCTGCAGCTGGAAGACGTGCTGCATTCGGTTCTCGGCGTGTGGCGGCAGCCGGCCATCGACAAGTGCCTGGCACTGCGCCATGTGCCTACCTCGCTACGCGTGCGCAGCCATTCCACCTTGCTGACCACCTTGATCGGCAACCTGGTCGGCAATGCCATCAAGTACACCGAACGCGGCCGCGTGCTGGTCGGCACCCGCCGCCGCCCCGGCTTTGCCGTGGTGGAAATCATCGACAGCGGCATCGGCTTGAATCTGGAGCAACCCGAGCAGATATTCCAGGCGTTTCGCCAAGCCGACCCCCGTAGCGACGGCTTGGGCATTGGTCTGTGGATCGTGCATCGCACTGCCGAGACATTGGGATGCGAGGTGGGTGTGCGCCCACGCCCGCAAGGCGGCACCTGTTTTTCAGTGCGGATTCCGCTGGCTTGA
- a CDS encoding DUF2946 family protein, which translates to MLRSCRRHRLLPLLACLAVVLMLVAPLISRWSQTQSTEPMCMSAPAVSAASWLHADHRYEPPVIAAQAHPGAALATQHPGSHDAAIHGEACDYCVLAARVLPLLIVALLCLLQLRPTPVPAHIQASARSVFRWAALGARGPPLPA; encoded by the coding sequence ATGCTGCGTTCGTGCCGTCGCCACCGGTTATTGCCCCTGCTTGCCTGTCTGGCGGTGGTGCTGATGCTGGTGGCTCCGTTGATCAGCCGCTGGAGCCAGACGCAGTCGACCGAGCCGATGTGCATGAGTGCCCCGGCAGTGTCGGCAGCGAGCTGGCTGCATGCCGATCATCGATACGAACCGCCCGTCATCGCTGCGCAGGCGCACCCCGGCGCCGCGTTGGCGACGCAGCATCCCGGCAGCCACGACGCAGCGATACATGGCGAGGCCTGCGACTACTGCGTGTTGGCCGCACGCGTGCTGCCATTGCTCATCGTGGCATTGCTGTGCCTGCTGCAGCTGCGGCCAACACCGGTTCCGGCGCACATCCAGGCAAGTGCACGCTCGGTCTTTCGGTGGGCTGCGCTCGGCGCACGTGGCCCCCCGCTGCCCGCGTAA